Proteins from a genomic interval of Lelliottia amnigena:
- the nhaA gene encoding pH-dependent sodium/proton antiporter has translation MKLLHRFFSNEASGGIILIIAAAAAMVFANLDATQGLYHAFLETPVEIRVGVLEINKNMLLWINDALMAVFFLLVGLEVKRELVQGSLASRQRAAFPVIAAIGGMVVPALLYLAFNYQDPIARQGWAIPAATDIAFALGVLALLGSRVPVALKIFLMALAIIDDLGAIVIIALFYTSDLSILSLSVAAGAIAALALLNIFNVRRTGIYILVGVVLWTAVLKSGVHATLAGVIIGFFIPLKEQNGHSPASQLEHVLHPWVAFMILPLFAFANAGVSLQGVTLSGLTSMLPMGIIAGLFIGKPLGISLFCWLALKLKLASLPEGTTFRQIMAVGVLCGIGFTMSIFISTLAFASMDPQLIVWAKLGILTGSLLAAFVGYALLKVKLSGQVQPV, from the coding sequence GTGAAATTACTACACCGTTTCTTCAGTAATGAAGCGTCCGGCGGCATTATTTTGATTATCGCCGCTGCGGCCGCGATGGTATTCGCTAACCTGGATGCGACTCAGGGTCTGTATCACGCATTTCTGGAAACGCCCGTTGAAATCCGCGTGGGTGTTCTGGAAATCAACAAGAACATGCTGCTGTGGATTAACGACGCGCTGATGGCGGTCTTTTTCCTGCTTGTGGGTCTGGAAGTGAAGCGCGAGCTGGTTCAGGGATCGCTCGCCAGCCGCCAACGCGCGGCGTTTCCAGTCATTGCAGCGATTGGCGGTATGGTCGTGCCTGCGTTGCTCTATCTGGCATTTAACTATCAGGATCCTATTGCGCGCCAGGGATGGGCTATTCCCGCAGCAACGGATATTGCGTTTGCGCTTGGCGTACTGGCGCTATTGGGCAGCCGCGTTCCGGTGGCGTTGAAGATTTTCCTGATGGCCCTGGCGATTATCGATGACCTTGGCGCTATCGTGATCATTGCGCTGTTCTACACCAGCGATCTGTCGATTCTGTCGCTGAGCGTTGCCGCAGGGGCTATCGCTGCGCTGGCGCTGCTGAACATCTTTAACGTGCGCAGAACGGGGATCTACATTTTGGTTGGCGTGGTGCTGTGGACCGCGGTATTGAAATCGGGTGTCCATGCCACGCTGGCTGGCGTGATTATCGGCTTCTTTATACCGCTCAAGGAACAGAACGGTCACTCGCCGGCCAGTCAGCTGGAACATGTCCTGCATCCATGGGTGGCGTTTATGATTCTGCCGCTTTTCGCCTTTGCTAATGCGGGCGTGTCCCTGCAGGGCGTGACGCTTTCAGGGCTGACCTCCATGCTGCCGATGGGCATTATTGCCGGTCTGTTTATTGGTAAGCCGCTGGGCATCAGCCTGTTCTGCTGGCTGGCACTAAAGCTGAAACTCGCGTCATTACCGGAGGGGACGACTTTCCGACAGATTATGGCGGTGGGCGTGCTGTGCGGAATTGGCTTCACGATGTCCATTTTCATCTCGACGCTGGCGTTTGCATCAATGGATCCGCAGCTCATCGTGTGGGCTAAGCTCGGTATTCTGACCGGATCGTTGCTGGCGGCGTTTGTCGGCTACGCATTATTGAAAGTGAAATTGTCGGGGCAGGTCCAGCCGGTTTAA
- the dnaJ gene encoding chaperone protein dnaJ — MAKQDFYEILGVPKTAEEREIKKAYKRLAMKFHPDRNQGDKEAEAKFKEIKEAYEILTDAQKRAAYDQYGHAAFEQGGMGGGGYGGGGFGGGGADFGDIFGDVFGDIFGGGRGRQRASRGADLRYNMELTLEEAVRGVTKEIRIPTLEECDICHGSGAKVGTKPQTCPTCHGSGQVQIRQGFFAVQQACPHCHGRGTLIKDPCNKCHGHGRIEKTKTLSVKIPAGVDTGDRIRLAGEGEAGEHGAQAGDLYVQVQVKQHAIFEREGNNLYCEVPINFAMAALGGEIEVPTLDGRVNLKVPGETQTGKLFRMRGRGVKSVRGGAQGDLLCRVVVETPVGLNDKQKQLLKELQESFGGPTGANNSPRSKSFFDGVKKFFDDLTR, encoded by the coding sequence ATGGCAAAGCAAGATTTTTACGAGATTTTAGGCGTTCCGAAAACCGCGGAAGAGCGTGAAATCAAGAAGGCGTACAAGCGCCTGGCCATGAAGTTTCACCCGGATCGTAATCAGGGTGATAAAGAGGCCGAAGCCAAATTTAAAGAGATCAAAGAAGCCTACGAGATCCTGACCGATGCGCAGAAGCGTGCGGCGTACGATCAGTACGGTCATGCCGCGTTTGAACAAGGTGGCATGGGCGGTGGTGGTTACGGTGGCGGCGGCTTTGGCGGCGGCGGTGCTGATTTTGGCGATATCTTTGGCGATGTTTTCGGTGATATCTTCGGCGGTGGCCGTGGACGCCAGCGCGCGTCCCGTGGTGCAGATCTGCGCTACAACATGGAATTGACGCTGGAAGAAGCAGTACGTGGTGTGACCAAAGAGATCCGCATTCCTACGCTGGAAGAGTGTGATATCTGCCACGGCAGCGGCGCGAAAGTCGGCACTAAACCGCAGACGTGTCCTACCTGTCATGGTTCCGGTCAGGTCCAGATTCGTCAGGGCTTCTTCGCGGTGCAGCAAGCGTGTCCGCACTGTCATGGTCGCGGTACGTTGATTAAAGATCCGTGCAACAAGTGTCACGGTCATGGCCGCATCGAGAAAACCAAAACCCTGTCTGTGAAAATCCCGGCAGGCGTTGACACCGGTGACCGTATTCGTCTGGCAGGTGAAGGTGAAGCGGGTGAACACGGCGCGCAGGCAGGCGATCTGTACGTTCAGGTTCAGGTAAAACAGCACGCGATTTTCGAGCGTGAAGGGAATAACCTGTACTGCGAAGTGCCGATCAACTTTGCGATGGCTGCACTGGGTGGCGAAATTGAAGTCCCGACTTTAGACGGTCGTGTGAATCTGAAAGTCCCTGGTGAGACACAAACCGGCAAGCTGTTCCGCATGCGTGGAAGAGGCGTTAAATCGGTTCGCGGCGGTGCGCAGGGTGACCTGCTGTGTCGTGTGGTCGTTGAAACACCAGTCGGTCTGAACGACAAACAGAAACAGCTGTTAAAAGAGTTACAGGAAAGCTTCGGCGGCCCAACGGGTGCAAATAACAGTCCGCGTTCCAAAAGCTTCTTCGACGGCGTGAAAAAGTTCTTCGATGATTTGACCCGCTAA